The DNA region TGATGTATGGGGCTTCCTCTCTGCATGGTGGCTTACTTTAGCTCCCGTTGCTTTGCAATTCATCACTCAGTTCTTATGTTTCTGTCATCCTCAATGCTTTCTCATGAGAAAACTGAATCCTTTTACTACTCTGTTGGATTAATAGACTGCTGGCACTCATCTCACTTTTGTGTGTCAATGAGTGACATGTTGAAACTGAGCTACTCTCTGCTGTAGTTTATGTTCACCGGAGCCAAAGGTTCAATAACATATTGATCTGTAACCCAGGAGTTAATGGCCACTTAATTTCGCCCTGTTACACTAATTTAATAAATGTAACAGTACAGTGCCAACAGTGTTTGCATTTAAATCAGTCTGTACTGTAGCAGAAGACTCTTTGTTACTGTAGTGGTGGTGAGTTTTTATAAAGTTAGATACAGTTAAAGTTAGTCCTTGAATCAATCACATatttaaagttcccctccaTACATGTTTTAAGAAGTGTATAAAACACTCTACTTTGAGTAGTAAtttgtctgatgtgttttttccacaaaaatgttaaattatttaaaatccttaaaatgacagcTACTTCTTCTCCCTtgttaaaaattaaagaaaCTTTGAATAtgtgaatagtttttatttcacaaaagatgtctcctacttcacagtaaagttcactctcagtgtttgtgcgctggaggtttcaagtttccacatcacacttgtgtaagcttaatactggaccaggattggctcttAACTAgcgatgtcacaaatcatgctcgtagacTCACCTCTTAAACTTacactttaaactcagattttcactgaacacagaaaaactttccactttcagcagatgaatgtgaaaacagccttctagtgtcaaactctgcacagtgaagctcaaacatccaactgttcgaacaagaagaaaaacatatttttgagtggaaggggacttaAATGCTTAATATaacatgcacatatacatatttattttttatttattgggTTTCACTATCTAGTAAACTGTTCATTTTTCACCCCCTGTTACATGATGAAGTCATGTAACAGGGAGTGAAAGTTAAATTTCATCATACTTTTACAGACTGATGTTTAATCACCCTCTCACACCTCAAAAATTGTACAAAGTGTCATATGTGGTGGTGCAGGAGTTGATTCTGTCCTCAGTAAAGGAATCAATTTACCATGCATGTGATCCTGATGGCTAGagtatatttgttttaatgaatcCTGTGTTTCCAACTCAAGATAATCCACTTTTAAAAGTTTCATTTGAAAACTACCATCAGTTCTCTGTTTTCACACTGAAAAGCTGTTCCTATGTAACTTAAAACAAAACCAGATTTGGAAAAAACATGTGTACTTATTGATAGCTCACTGTAGAACAGATAAGTTTTTCAAGCATCTTTTTATGATCATAGAGACGTATACAGGAAATCAATCTTTAAGCCAAGAGTTGATGGCCaattcatttgatcattttgctCTCTCATGTAGTTAACATAATAGTGTTTCAGTGATGTAATCATGAAAAGATGAACACTGGTGCTGCATTGctatatatttattaaagtaAACATATGTaagtaaatgttgttttcttctaGATGCCATGGTGACGGAAGGAGGAGAAAACTTCAGCCAGGGTCAGAGACAGCTGTTCTGTCTGGCCAGAGCCTTCGTCAGGAAGAGCAGCATCCTCATCATGGATGAAGCTACTGCGTCCATCGATATGGCAAcggtcagtgtgtgtttaacaTAAGAGCCTTTTTAAGGCAGTAAATGGAAAGGTGAAGGAAAGTGAAGGAAATGAGAGACAGTGAAATGGAGTTGAAAGAGACAACAGGTGCAGTGATGTGAGGGGTGAAGCCGGAAACTCACCAGGTCATTTTCATCTGTGGGCATGGCAACAATGAACACTGATGAAAGCAGACAGATGGGGAGATTTATAGGCCCAGTCTGTGACTTTTCACCATCTAAACTTTATATTTTAGATTATATTCACATATTATTATAGATGTAAAaattgcatgtttgtgtgatcTTAAATTGAAAATACAAGCCAGTtaacagcatcagaaaacagtgataACTTATATTAAGTAGGTGTCTAGAGTTAGTCCATAGATTAAAAGACCTATCAATCATTTTGGGAGAGATAGCAGGCTTGGATCACAGATTGTACCTTTAACTGATGATAAGAGGAGGATAAAAATGAAGCTggagtggaggaggaagtgtgtgtgaagcagaaagagaaaggatgATATAGAAGGAAAATACTCAGAGCAGTAAGAGCCTGAGGGGAGTCAGTTTAAACAAATGGCTGCTTCTTACTTAAGACCCTCTCTTCAATGATGGGCTACAAAGAGCAACAGTTTCAGCTCACAATAACACAGCACCGCTGCCCTCCAGCAAACAGAGCTGAGCTTTTATTCATGGACCCAACAGAGTCAGCGAGCTCAGATGATGAGGAACAAGAGAggtgacattttgaaaaataagccTCAAGAACCTCTGAAGTGAGCGAAACATACAACAGTGTGTCTTTCCATTACAAACAATGCAGGAGGggtgtttactgtgtttcaggcacaaacatttacagataTTTAAGATAAGCAGCGATCATTTTGAACATCTAGTCATGAGAACAAATTGAAGTATTTTAAACCAGAGCAGCCGGTGAAACTTGTCTTAGTTCatgtaaagatgtgtgtgtgtgtttatttatacagtggAAGGTTATATTGACTCTATGAGTGTTTCTTTGTCATAGTcaacctcctctctctctctctctgcctctgtcccCACAGGAGAGCATCCTGCAGAAAGTGGTGATGACTGCTTTTGCTGACCGAACAGTAGTTATAATTGCAGTGAGTATCGTGCCCTCCGCTTTTTCCAGTAACGCATGCAGCTCTCCCTTTCCCCCCCTGAGAGCGCTAACTTTTATCTGCACTGCTGATGCAGTTCTTGTAAACTGatacagagctgcagacaaATGCAGCTCAGACATAAAACAGTTGCAGGACTGCACTGAGAACAGATGAGGAAATGCAGCGGGGAACAGAGCTGATGATGTCAGGTTTTCAGGGGGAACATGTGCTCCTAGGCCCTGTAGATTATTTCATTAATAAGATGACGTAGTTGAGAGAAACATTTTCCTGAATGCAGGGTGATGgtgtctctctgtgtgaccAGAATGTCTTAATTCACGTCCTGCCTTAACCACCAGTTTAATGACAGCATCACAAAGCAGTTTCTGGCTCATATATATCTTGCAGATGTACAATAAAGTATCGACTTTTTAAGATTCAggatgtttgagcctgaattaGAAACAAATGTCTTGCCGTGCTCTCACAGTTGTGATCTGATCACTGAGACCATGCATGACCACTTTTCTCTCCCCCACCGCTGCACAGCATCGCGTCCACACCATCCTGAATGCCGACCTGGTGATTGTGATGAAGCGGGGAATCATCCTGGAGTATGACAGGCCCCAGGCCCTGCTGGAGAAGGAGGACAGCGTCTTCGCCTCCTTCGTGCGAGCAGACAAGTAGCacaagaagagggagaggaagcaTTAAAGGAAGACATTCAAAGTGCAATTGCTCCCTGGAAtatatttcctttattttttaatcatgttgtattatatttgtatataaaaatgttaattctttgttaataaaacataaattatcatttaaacTGGTGGTTTTTATTTGGAGTGGTTTGGGGAAAGTGACTTAAAGTGAGggaagtgtgttttttgtgtgcatgtgtgtgtgacactgttAAAACAAATGAGTCATGGGTCAATTGCAGGTTTAAAATATCCTGGATTGAAGCACAGGAACAGAAGCCAGAAACACATGATCATCCTCATATACTGGTGGCTGTCACAGTGGGATGAGTGGCTGCGCCTGCTGCAGCCAAGACTGACATCTGACATTAGAAAGTCATCTGGATGCCAGCAGTACACAGTGGCCAGCGGTCACCATAATAAAACATAGTAGTTAAAAGATTAAATCTGACCCGTGTGGTTGAACAGCCCTCTTTCTTCAATTATATAGCTGTTGAAGTTTATAGCAAACAGCCTGAGGATGATTTACTGTAGAGTGCCCTATATTTAACCCATATATCCAGAATGTGAGCTGCCTGTGGCACTGCTGCACAAAATAACTGTTTTTAATGCGTAATGAACCCATTCCTGCATTCTCACTGAAAATCACAGGAAGGGCACCAGAGATGGTGGAGGGAGGGACTGCCTCTTCACCTCACAGCGTCCCCATCTCACGTTACCGAGCTGCAGTGAAGTGGCGGAGTCAGCACGGAGGCGACTGCGCCACTAAAGCCACCCTTCTCATCCAAAGGTGATAAAACTTAGCTCAGAGGCCCGCTAAACTCCTGCAACATTTGGCATCACACTAAATTTCCTTTGAGTCCGAGTGCGCAAAACCAGTGGGCTGACTGACAATGGGACGGGGCGGCGAGGCGCAGCTATGCCCGGTCGGTCGGTGTTGTGAGTGAGTGACGGCGGCAGCTGCGGTGCTGGAAGAAGAATCTTCTCATGGGACTTGGCGGTTGAGAAGCGCCTGATCTGGAGGCAACGTGAGGAGCGCACATACCTCCAGAAAACGGACAACAAGACTCCCCCTCCTTTGCACGACAGCTGCCGCCGAGCTGATACGAATGAGCGCCGATTGGTAAGAAAAGGCACCgggagagaagaaaataattcattcaCGCATCAGTGCCTTCAAAGCCAAAAGGCTCTGGGGGCATAGTATGGGAGCGCTATGTTGTCCAGGAAAGGACTCATTCCTGAGGATTATTTCCTGACACGTTTGGCTGAGGATGAGCTGAGGACACCCAAGTTTAAGGCGAAACCGAGAAAAGCCCGGTTCGTCTCCAAGAACGGCACCTGCAATGTGGCTCACACCAACATCCGAGAACAGGGCCGATTCTTGCAGGACGTCTTCACCACTCTGGTGGATTTAAAATGGTTACACACCATCATCATTTTCACCATGTCTTTCCTGTGCAGCTGGCTTCTTTTCGGGATGGTCTGGTGGCTCGTCGCCTTTGCGCACGGCGACTTGGACCAGAACGGAGAAGACTTTGTCCCGTGCGTAACGGACATTGACTCATTCGCTTCCGCTTTCCTCTTCTCCATAGAGGTCCAGGTGACCATCGGCTTCGGGGGAAGGATGATCACGGAGGAGTGCATCTCCGCCATCATCATCCTGATTGTGCAGAACATCGTTGGGCTGGTCATCAACGCCATCATGCTCGGCTGCATCTTCATGAAAACTGCGCAAGCGAACCGGCGCGCAGAGACGCTCATTTTCAGCAAGCATGCCGTCATCTCCGTCCGAAACAACAAGCTCTGCTTCATGATCCGCATCGGGGACCTGAGGAAAAGTATGATCATCAGCGCCTCCGTGCGGATGCAGGTGGTCAGGAGATCCACCACCGAGGAGGGAGAGGTGATACCTCTGGACCAGATCGACATCCACATGGATAACCCGGTGGGCACCAACGGCATCTTCCTGGTTTCCCCCCTCATCATCTGCCACGTGATCGACAAGGGCAGCCCTCTGTATGAGCTGTCCTCCACCAACCTGCAGCACGAGGACATAGAGGTGGTCGTGGTGCTGGAGGGGGTGGTGGAGACCACCGGCATCACCACTCAGGCCAGGACCTCCTACGTGTCGGAGGAGATCCTGTGGGGGCAGCGCTTCGTACCCACCGTGTCCGAAGAGGATGGCATGTACGCGGTAGACTACTCCAAGTTCGGCAACACCATGAAGGTACCGACGCCTTGCTGCAGCGCAAAGAGACTGGATGAGGCGGGAGGCATCGCTCGCTTTAAACTGACCGAGGGCGTCACCTTGCGGGCGTCTGTGGCAAGGCGGCGGGGGTCCAAGGCGGCCCGGCGCTCCAGGCTGGACACCTAGAGAACGGATGATCTGTGTAAACATGTCTGCCAGCATTTTGtatgagaatgaatgaagaatAATTATTAAGTTATGATGattattaaatgacaaaaatcatatttattaataataggCTACATTATGGGATGTCTTGTTATATTTCACCATGCAGTCAAACGCATAAACACATCAACGTGCTGTTTACTCAGGGTCAGTGTGGAAATGCACAGATAAGAATGCACTGAGGTTTATGAGATGTGACTGTTAATCAGACTGATGAGTCCTGATATCTAGAATGAAGACAAAGAAGTTTGGatgtttaatcttttttttctacacacaattctatttatgtttaattgTGACAGCATGCAAAACAATCCAAAGAAATAAAGGAGAAAGCTTCACGTAAAGTGTGTTGTGGATGGACAAACGAGATTTAAAGGTGCacaatttagtattgcacttcatTAAAGTccaatatcaatatttcattcaaaaaagTCTGGTAATATTATTGCCTGATAGTTCTTTTATAAccaaatttgaaaaatatatatgtataaaatttagtggtgtgtttttgtaaaaaaaaaaaaaaaaaaagagactgaaatCAATAACGTGTCAAATGTTTTACAGACAAGAAATAAACttgtcattaattaattaattgacatTAATTAATATCATTCTGGTGGACAAGTTGCCTAAATTACTTCAAACATGTTATTGACATTTCTGAACTGCAATTTCTTATTCATCAGCTGACAAATATGTCAGTACAGATATTCTGTATCAGTGATGAATTAATAGTAATACAACATAACACTCCTGGCTGATTTCTCAGTTGTGCTCTACACATGAGACCAAACGGACGAAATAGAGGCCCAGAGGCAGCTATATCCTGATTTTTAGTCCCTATTTTATGGTTTAAGCTCCAAAAatactggatcctacatttcccatgatgcaactttTCCATCACTGTTGGTTAACGCCTGGCACTCCCCACACTTCCAGTTTGTaagacatcactatgacatcattgattattttcttcttgACAAGGCTCCTCCTCAGCCGCAGACGATGTTATACAACTGTTCTCAAGATGAATAGCACCACTCATGATAAGTAAACTGAGCTTCGTGTGAAAAATTTGTGGAAACCCCCTTTAAAAatagccacattttcatgaccCGACACACAAGTcactcatgttttcttcctttttcatcgtttacataaacaaaagacacatacacaggatggcatttctctcttttattagATTATAATCCGCAGagcttaaaatattaaattgcttttaacttagttaataattaaaatacataaaaacgAGAGCCAGAACTGAAGaaccctgcaaaaaaaaaaaaaattaaaataaataaaaaaggagaaTTATAAACCCAATCCTCCTCCATACAGAGGCTGTCTGACAGAACCCGCTTGCGATTCTTTGTACAGTAAAGTCCAAGCAGACTGTGCATTTTCTATACATGTGTAATGATaccattattgttattatttccaAACTAATTTTCCTCTGataatctttttaaaaagcaaatttaaagggacatgtaaaaacaaaaccaaaaaaaaaaaaaaaacagaagaggagattTTTAGTGACTGtgaaacagcagagcagctCCACACCATCGCTCTCACCCCTCTTTCCGTCTCCCTCTCTGGGCCTGCAGACATTACCTCATGTCTTTGTCCTTCTGAGCTGCTGGAGTGGGTGTGGGGGTGGTGTTGGTGGTTTAAGGGGAAGCTGCTGTGCTGAACACCAGCAAAAAAACGGCCTCCGATTCAGCCGCACCAGTCTGTCTCAAAGTGTCGATTCTCTGGTCAGATTAAATATCTAATATACaatctttatattttcttctctgtctccctgtTTCTGTGGCGTTCTCTACATCTCTGCTGCCCTCTACAGGTTGGCTCTGGGACATGTTTGTTAGGGGTACACCAGGTGATTATGTGgctatactgtagttatacacGATCTGTAAAACGGAGGACTGAGCAGTCTGGTGAACAAGGGACAGAGAATGAAAAGAGAGTGACTTCTCTCCTGGCAGCAGTGACGTATTCTCTCAGGTCCTGAGTAGGAAGCGCTTTAATCATCCCCCACATAAACAACCCAAACAGTGATTGGCTAAGTATCACCCCGTCAGGCAGTAACGTGGCTCTCTACTGGCCGGCGTGGTGGCCGTGCGCCCGCAGGCTGCCTCCCGCCACCGGAGAGAGGGGAAGGACGAGCCCGCAGGTCAGCAGAGATGCCTCTTCTCCACACATTAACAACACTGTACAATAGTAGGTCGAAGCAAAGCAGAGCCCCCttcctgtactgtatgttaggCAGAGGATAGAGGGAGGCGAAGGGCCGACGGACACGCtgcacccccctcccccccaacaaacaaaaaataaaactgaataaaacttcaacaaaaataaaagtgaaataaaaccaaaaaataaaaacatacacatactttTTTGTTCCTAGTTTAAATTGCAGAGAAGATGGGAGGGATTTGCCCCTGGGAGGAACGCTCACGCCAATTCCTGCTGGCGTGACAAACCCCTCCCCGCCACCCCAAACCCCCTGAAAACCCTCCCCCCCCTTCCTTCCGGCTGGTTGGTTGGTGTCGTAGCGAAATACAAGGGTAGTGGAAGGTCTCTTAAGTCCTGCTGGCACCAAGGAAGGGGGCCAGGctgtctttccttctctcctctatCTTATCTTCTATCACCCCCGGGGCTGGTGTCTCGCTGCCGCCCCTGCTCATCTCTCCGTCACGTGGTTTTGTGAAGAGGGGGAGGGCGCTGAGGCTGGGGCAGAGGAGGCCGGTGCGGGTGGCGGGGCGGGGGTGCAGAGGATTTCGGACAGGTCGTCCATGATACAGGTCTCCTTGGGGTCGACCAGGTTGAATTCCCTTACGAAAACGATGAAATGTGCATACAGAGTGTTCAAGTGGCCCTGCAGGTCCAGAGCCACCGTCTCTTTAAAGTGCGCCCAGTAGAGGTGAGCCAGCACGTGGAACAGGTACCGGCAGATCTTCTTTACCAAGGACTCAAAGGAGTTGGGGAATTCTTTGCCTGAGGGGAGAAaggaggaaacaaaagcagacaGGAGAGACGGGATTAGGAACTGGAATCACCACAGGggagaaaatattttaagtCTGCCtccacttaaaaatgtgtttttcttctcgtTCCTACAGTTGTATGTTtgtgcttcactgtgcagaatgatgtattcATCTGCTCAAAGTGGAAAGGTTCTCTGCAcagaaaatctgagtttaaggcgtctacctatgagcatgatttgtgacatcacaactagtttggggCCAATTATGGTCCAGTATACTacatacacaagtgtgatgtagaaacttgaagtctggactttacagtgaattACGAGACATTGAAATGAACAATGGATTTTGGATTTTCCTATGAGGG from Thunnus albacares chromosome 7, fThuAlb1.1, whole genome shotgun sequence includes:
- the kcnj11 gene encoding ATP-sensitive inward rectifier potassium channel 11, yielding MLSRKGLIPEDYFLTRLAEDELRTPKFKAKPRKARFVSKNGTCNVAHTNIREQGRFLQDVFTTLVDLKWLHTIIIFTMSFLCSWLLFGMVWWLVAFAHGDLDQNGEDFVPCVTDIDSFASAFLFSIEVQVTIGFGGRMITEECISAIIILIVQNIVGLVINAIMLGCIFMKTAQANRRAETLIFSKHAVISVRNNKLCFMIRIGDLRKSMIISASVRMQVVRRSTTEEGEVIPLDQIDIHMDNPVGTNGIFLVSPLIICHVIDKGSPLYELSSTNLQHEDIEVVVVLEGVVETTGITTQARTSYVSEEILWGQRFVPTVSEEDGMYAVDYSKFGNTMKVPTPCCSAKRLDEAGGIARFKLTEGVTLRASVARRRGSKAARRSRLDT